Genomic segment of Denticeps clupeoides chromosome 13, fDenClu1.1, whole genome shotgun sequence:
tgattgtcattgtgatacactgcagcacagcagacgtgCACAcaagcagtggacagccatgacaggcacctcagtggcatctttgctcagtggcatctcagtggcaccttggcggatcgggattcgaaccagcaaccttctgattacgggaccgcttccttaccgcttggccaccactgcaccattaTTTGGCTCAATATTAGGCCATATTAGGTCCAATTATAAATCGTGAAGAGCATGgtctgcctctgattggccgttGTATAGATATTCCTGTATGTTTTAAAGTGGGTGTGCTGCAGTGAAACAGTGAACAGTAAATAGTCTACACCAGTCAGGTAGACTGAGTAGATGTAGCAACGGATTTTAGTAGGCCTTAAAAGTTAATCGTGTTTATTGTTTAAAGTTTAAGGCTTTATTGAGGTGGTGGATGCCAGCCAACCTGACTGGCAACACATGCCCCACCACAAGATTGGGGGTAACATACATGGCCGTGGCAGTCCCAATTATTATTGAAATTGattaatattcattatatatattaatattcatatatattgttccatttaatattacatttatattattgataattctgtatttattatttagacATTTTCTGTCTATTCATTCATCTATTTACTGATATATCATATTTCTCATATCGTGATTACAGACTATGAATTCAGTTGCAAATATTTCAATTGctattaatgaaaataaaattacattttcaatcaACTTCAAACTCGTAAGTCCTTTAAATGTTTCTGCCATATACAGTAATACTTAGTTAtatcatattttatgttatcAGTTACACCAAAAGATCAGGGTTTGTTACTCAGCATAATGCAATGGTACAGTCATCATTCTTATTATTTCATGTAATGTTtcagcagacacagacagagagaaagtaaaaatcTTACGTTGCAGTGACAATTAAACAGCACTGTCAGTTTAGCATATGCAGCCATATAACTGCATTCTATGCATTACCTAAGAACAGACTTATATTATAATAGATGACTCAGGTGTTACTTGATGGCTTAACGAGTGGGTCAGATTGTGAAAAAACTTCCTGGCAGACGTTCCCCCAGGACCAGGTTTGGGAAACACTGCTatagactaactttttgcacCAGCACAAACGTTATATGCACCAAATTTTCAACCACATCACATTTAATaacagttttacaggttcactttttaaaattgctGTCCATATAGGCAATATTCACTATATTGACTaaaaacagggtggtagtagcctagtgggtaacacactcacctatgaaccagaagacccgggttcgaatcccacttactaccattgtgtccctgagcaagacacttaaccctaagttgctccagggagactgtccctgtaactactgattgtaagtcgctctggataagggcgtctgataaatgctgtaaatgtaaatgtaaaaattattagATATCAATCTGGTTAACAAAGTTATGGCAATCAGAGGCCCCACACAGTCATGCGAGacttattttttctggaaaaacgccaaCATGACttcaaggctgaatttcagaaagagacttcagatacagtattagaggaCCACTAAGACTAAATGTtgatgtcaggggacctttaaaatgtatatCATTGTAATCTCCCCTCTGCAAATACAATGAGTTTAATAATTTCAGATGTTGATTTCACAGCACTGTGACATGTCAGTTAGTGTCATGGTTTTGACATTGTTTGAGTTTGCTCCAGCTTTGTATGTGCTGAGTTTGTGTTGCTCTGTGTTGATGCAGGTTTCCTACCGGTCCTTCTGAGTCCTCCTGCACTCCAATTGCCAGTTGGCAACTTAATGGTTATTTTAACATTACAACTGTACAGTCTGATGTAACAGGCAACACAGAATTTTTGCTAATACTACCCAGATACAGAAAGCAGAAGCAAATATCTGTGGAACAACCACACCACAGTTAGCCTACCTGTATCATTGTGAACACATCCCTTTCCATTCTTCACATCCACAATCCACGTGGCCTCCTTCCCATCTGGCCCATCCTTCACCTTGAATGCGAAAACACCGCCAATCTTCttcacaaactgctccccattcttaaaaacagcaacattattaatatataattgtGCTATCCTTTATGTGTAGAAAGATCACATAACAGTGTTAACTGTTAAACTGACAAATAAATACTAGGAACAGTCAGATGAAATGCAATTTATCCAAGCATCCATTGACATTCTACATtcaaagtgtagtgattgtcacgtgatacacagcacagcacacagtgaaatatgtcctctgcatttaacccatcaccctgagtgaacagtgggcagccatgacaggcacccggggagcagtgtgtggggacggtgctttgctcagtggcacctcagtggcaccttggcagatcgggattcgaaccggcaaccttctgattacgggccgtttccttaaccgctaggccaccactgccccacagttcACTGTTCACAGGACACCATATGCATATTACATGTACTGTAACAATTGATTAATATTCCAAGCGCAGGTTGTGAATTAAAAGCTCTATTTACAACACAGTGAGTCACAGCTAGACTTTTTCTGTAATACCAATTAATTGTATAGGGCTGAAAGTATGTATGAACTAATATCTTCCGTCTCCTGAGGTGCTGGTTATCCAACTCTTTGAGTTCATATGCAAAATCAGTctcatttattcaatttaaagTACCTGGTGGTATGACATTTGGAGAGGCAGTATTCTGACAGATATTTTATAGATATAAATGGAGATACAAATTTGTTGCAATTCGGTATTCAGAtagttttctgaaaaaaattaagtgaactGAAATAACCATGTTTCCATTTCTATGTGCATGTGCTTATACAGGAGTTGGAGAGTGTGCACAATTGCACAAATACTTTCAGTTTGGTCACAAAACTACACAGCATTGCAAGGACACAGGAGGTACAATGCATTTAACAGAACAGAAATGGTACCTCTTCAAGCTTCTTTGCAATCTCCTGAAAGACAGCGTGTGCCTTGAAGTCCTGCATAGCACTTGCTGCATTTGTGTTCACTGCCTCTATCCGTACAGTGCTATAGAAGAAAACATTTCAGGTAAGATAGATCCACTGTGTGTGAGAAGGCAGGTTTAGCACTACCACAAGGAGTGTAAGAACAAGGTTCACAAAAGTTACCGTTAATCTTTTAAGCAGGCATTCTTCATATTATGgttatgactttatttttattttttattaaaaatcacttcacttcattaaaaacataaaaggtgTCCAGGATCTCTCAGAAAATATAGACCTACATTATCACAGAATGTTATAGCTCGGATAAGGTCATTGCAGCAATCACTTTATGCtatataaaataatgcaataatttcAGTTTCAACACACCATAGAACACTTTAACCATTAGTTGCAGTAGCGTTAAGCAACCTCCTCGCTTGTGATGCAGTCAACAAAAAGAACAAGCCTTTAATGGCAACACTGAATAATCCAATCACTGCATgaccaattttttaaaaagctgctgcAACATGAATCTACGCACTGTTAATTTAACAGTGGCTGCATCTGCATTTTCTATACAGGTTTTATGTAACTTAATGTTATTGTCAAATTGGCAACAACCAGTTCGCACACATTCAGAAATCAGAAAGTAAAGTGCAACAAAGcttttcttgcataagtcagcCTGGCCAGTGAAGCCATGACAGAACCCTGCTGCACTGCATAATTATGCATAACATGCAGGCTGTGGTCAATATTCTGCTTAGAAATACATGTCCTGTTTGATACTTGAAGCCTAGTGCTTCAGTTCTTCCAAGAGAATAGCTTCCACAATTTCCATTTCATTACAATGTAACAGGACAGAGTTTAGACTGTATAGTTTGAAATACTTAAGCctgtttttattgatttgtgtaatataaatgaatacaaaacaaGTTTCAAACAACATAAAACGGATTACCAGGATGTGTGCCTACACTATAACCTTACTAATACTAACTGATGTATTGTGTaatgtgtatttgttttccTTCTTGCTACACAGCGCTAAAAGCGCAAATTTTGTGATACAACATCCAATTTGGTTTGTCTTGACAGTACTTGCATTATATAGAAATGGAAACTAGCAACTGAAATTTGCCATGATATGTTTGTGGTGGACACTGCTGATACGAAGCTTTTTAACATCAGGCCATCTTGCTGTAGTTGTGTAATGTAATTGTTGTTGTACACCGCAGCTTTAGCTAATACGAACATTAGAGCAACGCTACTTTTAAATGCGTCATTACTGTCGGTTGTAGCATATTATCTCACCTTGTGGGCTGCAGTTCACGCATTTTGGAAAATTGATTGTGTGAGGTCGTCTTGTACGACTGATGCCAGAGCGACTTCCGCGTTCAACTGCGTCCCCAGACCCCATCAGTCAAGCACCGATAGTAGCCGGCAACATTAGAGATCACACTGCCTCAGCATTCTCCTAATAGTAATCAGCCTgcaagtgtttaaaaaaagtcagatttttACTCACATTATTGTATATGTTTTACTGTAAACTAAATTACATAACTATTCAGAATCACAAAACGTGCACATGGCAAGGATCTGGGTTCTGGTTCTGGGAAGGGGGCGGAGCTAGCAGGAACCAAGTTCAGGGGTTTTCTCTTTACATTGGTTTATATCAATTTAAAAGGGGTTTGTGAGGAATACAATTATtgctttttatataaaatgtattattttgatGAATATGTGTAAATGTCAAGATATGGGAGGTTTTGAAATGACTTAATTGATTATGTTATTAGCCATTCTAG
This window contains:
- the scp2b gene encoding sterol carrier protein 2b; its protein translation is MRELQPTSTVRIEAVNTNAASAMQDFKAHAVFQEIAKKLEENGEQFVKKIGGVFAFKVKDGPDGKEATWIVDVKNGKGCVHNDTAKNADCTIAMTDADLLTLMMGKMNPQTAFFQGKLKITGNMGMAMKLQNLQLQAGKAKL